From Jiangella mangrovi:
GACCCGCGCACGGGCGAGCCCAGCATCGGCTACACCTCCGCCGTCGTGACCCCGCTGTGGCTGCTCACGCTGCTCGGCGAGCTGCCCGACGCGCCCGGGACGGCGCAGCAGCGGGCGGCTGCCGCGGCCAAGGGCGAGGCCTGGCTCCTGGCCGGTCCCGTCGCCGACGGCCGGTGGGAGGGCATGTACGAGGACATCCCCGAGACGCCGCCGTGGAGCAACCTGCAGCACTGGGACACCAACGAGACCATCCGCTACCTGCTCTCCGGCCGCTGCGACGTCCCCGATCGGGTGGCCTTGGCCGCCCGGCTGAACGCCTACATTGAGGACCAGTTCGTGGTGTGGGCGCCCGAGGAGTCCCCCGTCCCGCCGCACTGCCCGACGCCGACGGTGCTCGAGCAGTACCGCTGCTACTGGCCCATGGAGGTGCACACGGGCCACTGGCTGGTCTCGCTGCTCACCCTGCACCGCTCCACCGGCGACGACCGCTACCTGGACCGCGCGGTGGCCGCCGCCAACGCCATCGTCGCCGGCCAGGACGAGCAGGGCTCGCTGTCGACCTGGGGACTGGACACCCGGTTCGGCACCCGCCTGGTGACCATGGACTGGCCCGGCTGCAACGCGGTCGCCGTGACAGCCCTGCTGCACTGGTCCGCCTACGTCGACGCCCTGAGCGACCCCGCCGCCGAGCTCGGGCCTGCCTTCGAGAGCCTCTAACTCACCCTGCCGTCAGTGGGGCGCGGCGGCGGCCTCGGGCGAGAGTGGGACGGCGTCGGGCTCGGCGCCCTCGGGAGCCGAGGGCGGCGGCTCCGAGCCCGTCCCGCCGACCTCCGCCACGGTGATACCGGCCAGCACGATCAGCCCGCCCGCCATCTGCGCTGCCGTGAGGTTCTGCCCCAGCCAGGCCCAGGCGACGACCGCGGACCCGACCGGCTCGGACATGCCGATGACGCCGCAGGCGGTCGGCGAGATGTGCCGCAGCGCGGCGAGGTTCAGCCCGTACGCCACGATCGTCCCGAACAGGATGATCCACAGCACCGTCGTCCACGCCGGCACGCTCCACCCGTCCAGGGCGCCGAGCAGCGAGGTCGAGCGGCCCAGGGGCGCGAGGTCGACGGTCCACCAGGGCTGCACGACCGCCCAGAACAGCGCCGCGAACGCGAACATCCAGAAGGTCAGCGAGAGCGAGTCGCGGTGGCCGGTCATCCGCGAGCCGATGAGGTAGTAGCTGGCCAGGCACGCCGCCGCACCGAACGCGGCCAGCACGCCGACCGCGTCGAGGCCCATGTCGGTCCAGACCTGCGCGACCAGCGCGAGCCCGATCAGCGCGACGCCGATGCCGAGCCAGGTCTGGCGGCGGATGCGCTGGCGCAGGACGGCCCAGCTGAACAGTGCCACCATGGCCGGCGCCGTGAACTCCAGCAGCAGCGCGATGCCCACCGGGAGCCGGTCGATCGCCGTGAAGTAGAGCCACTGCACCAAGGCGCCGCCGGCGACGCCCAGCGCGATCAGGAACGGCAGCTCCCGCAGCCCGATCCGCAGCCGGCCCGGGGCCAGCACGAGCACCGCGACCAGCAGGATCAGGGCGGCGCCGGTCGAGCGCAGCGCCGCCAGCACGGACGGTTCCACCCCGGACCCGAGCGCGACCTTCGACATGGACGCGTTCACGGAGAAGAACACCGCGGCGAGGCAGACGTAGACCACGCCCCGGAACTGGTTCTGACGGCTCATCGGGCGACAGTAGTCAAACCGGGCTTTGCTCCTCAACCCCCATCTCACGGACGGGGGACGACGGCGACACCTGCGGCCACCGCGGCGGCCCGGTACGCCGTCGCCAGGCTGTCGGCGGTCTCGTGGGCGTTGAGGCCGCTCGGGTTCGGCAGCACCCACAGCTCGGCCCCGGCCAGATCCGAGGGCTGGCGCCCCGCGACGGCGCGAGGCCGGGCGAACGCCGTCCGGTAGGCGGTGATGCCGAGCACCGCGACCACCCGCGGCGCGATCCGCGCGACCCGCGACGCCAGAGCCACGGACCCGGCCCGCAGCTCGGCCGCCATCAGCTCGTCGGCCCGCGCGGTCGCCCGGGCGACGAGGTTGGTGATGCCGAGGCCGCGGCCGGTGAGGTACGCGTCGTCCTCGGGCGACGTGCCGCCGGTGACGTCGATGAGGCGGTCGACGATGCCGGCGCGGTACAGCGCCGGGTAGAACCGGTTGCCCGGCCGGCCGAAGTGCGTCTGCACGGCCACCGTCATGAGGCCGGGGTTGATGCCCACGAACAGCAGCCGGACGTCCGGCCCGAGCAGGTCCGGGAGTGTGCCGTCGCGGAACGCCTCCAGCTCCGCCCGCGTGAACCCCACGCCCGCAGCGTAGCCGTGCGCCCGGGCGATCAGCCGAGGGTGATGCGGCGGACGAACTCCAGCACGACGGGGTGCGCGGGGTCGATGAGGTGCCCACCCGAGACGACCGCGGCCGACGCACGTGGCAGGCCGCCGGCCAGTCGCGGGACCACCCGGCGCAGCGGGGCGGGCGACTCCGACGCCGACACCAGCAGGGTCGGCACGTCGATGGCGGCGAGGTCGTCGCCTGTCAGCTCCAGCGGCGCCGCGCTGAGGTCGAGGCCCCGGCCGCGGATCTCGGCCAGCACGGCGCGGCCGCCGGCCCGCAGCAGCTCCCGTACGTCCGGCTCCAGCCGCTCCCAGGTCTCGTCGCCGAGGGCCACCCGGACGACGGCCTCGGCGGCCTGGGCGGGGTCGTCGCCGGTCGCCGCGAGGACCTTCGCCCGCAGCTCCGCCGCCCACGCGCGGGTGTCGCCGTCGACGGTGAACAGGGCCGGCTCGAGCAGCACCAGGCCGTCGACCCGCTCCGGCCGCGTGTGGGCCAGCTCCAGCGCGATCAGCCCGCCCGTGCTCCGGCCCACGACGACCGCCGTGTCCGCGCCGAGGCGGTCCAGCAGGGCGGCGGCGTCGGCCACCTGGTCGTCGAGGTCGGTGGTCTCGAACGGCTCCGGAGCGGAGCTGCGGCCGTAGCCGCGGCGGTCGTAGACGACGCAGGTGCCGAGGGTGCCGAGCCGGACCGCGGCGGGCTCCCAGAGGGCGGCCGAACTCGGGCTGCCGTGGATGCCGAGGATGACCGGACCGTGTCCGTGTGCCTCGTAGTACAGATCGACGCCGTTGGCGACCGCACTCGGCATGCCGTCACCGTACGCCCGCCCGCCGGACCGTACCAGACCGTTGTGACCAGGTAGGACGGGCCCGAGCCGCCATGTGCGGCCCGGGCCCGTCGACGCGGTTCGATCAGGTGTCGCTCAGAGCCCCGAGCACTCCCCGGTCGCGGTGCCGCGGATCTCGTTGTCCGCGCCGAAGTCGCGGACCGGAGCGCTGCTGCCGGAGCAGGTGAGCCGGCCGGCGAACGAGTTGCCCGCCAGGATCGGCCCGTACGCCTCGCCGTACTGGGTGTACCGCTCCTCCGACGCGTTGCCGGGAACCCGCCCGTTGCCGGTCAGGGCGACCGACCCGCGGAACGAGGACCCGACGGCGGTGACGCCCTCGACGGTGTCGCCGATGCGCACCTGGCCGGCCAGCGTGGAGCCGAGCACCTGAATCTCACCGGCGCCGTCGGCCAGCAGGCTGCCGGCCACGGTGCTGTCCTTCACGACCAGCGACGCGCCGTTGCGGACGGTCACCGTGCCCGCCACCGTCGCGCCGTCGAGGCAGGTGACGCCGCTGGTGACCAGCAGCGACCCGGCCCGCGGCCCGGTGATGGTCTGGGTGCACTCGAGCTCGGCGCCCGGGACCACCGTCGCGGTGTACGACTCCGCCGCGCCGATGTTGCCGGCGGGGTCGACGGCACGGTGCTCGACGGTGTGCGTGCCGTAGCCCGGGACGAACGGGCCGTTCGGGTCGTCGGGACCGTAGGACTGCTCGAACGTCGCCTTCGACAGGCCACCCGTGCCGAGGTTGCCGTAGGTGAGCGCCTTGACGTCCTGGCCGGAGTGGCGGAACTCGAACGGCGAGACCGGCATCGGCTTCTCGGGGAACCCGAAGTAGTTGAACCAGCCGTCGCCGTTGAGCCGCAGCTCGCCGACGACGTAGGGCTCGCCGTCCCAGCCGGTGCGGTCGTCCTGCGGCGTGAGCAGCATGTCCCAGCCGTCGAAGTAGATGCCGTGGCCGTCGTCCGACGTCATCGTCGCCAGCGGCTCGGACAGCGTGCGCGGCGCCGTCGGCATGGCGTTGTCGACGGTCCAGGTGACGGTGTCCGACGCGCCCGGAGCGGCCGGGTCGGTCACCGTCGCCGTCAGCTCGTGCGTGCCCGCCGGCAGGTCCAGCGAGCCGAGGTCCAGCACGCGTCCGTCGCCGGAGCTCGGGACGGCCGCGCCGTTCAGCGTCCACGCGACGCCGAACACGCGGTCGGCGGCGTGCGAGGTCTCGACGTAGACGACCTCGTCACCGGCGACCGGCCGGACGGTCGGGCTCGACCCGGTGATCTCCGGCGCGACGGTGTCGGCCGCCGCCGGGTCCGAGCCGACGGTCCACGAACGCGTCTGGACGAACCGCGCGCCGTTGTAGCCGGAGTTGGTCGCGGAGGTGGCCGTCGACGGGTTGCGCACCCAGTCGATGCCGTCCGGGCCGACGGGGTCGCGGACCTCGACGTGGACGGTGGTGCCCGGTTCCAGGCCCAGCGCCCCCAGGTCCAGGTGGCGGGTCCCGGTGGCGAGGACCGGGCCGGCCGGACCGCCGCTGCGCCACGTCACCTGCAGGTCGTGGAAGCGCGGGTGCGGGGTCTGCAGCCAGAGGACGCCGTCCCGTGCGACGGTGCCCGCGGGCGTGGAGAGCAGGCTCATCTGGCCCTTGTCGCGCTGGCCGGTGATGCGCGCGACCATGTGCTCGAGGCCGACCTGGTCGAAGTAGAAGCCGATCCACCGCATCATCGAGTGCGAGCTCGGCCGCCAGACGTTGGAGCCGTTGTAGGTGCCGCTCTCGTACCCGTCCGGGTCGGCGCCGCGGATGGGGCCGCCCGAGAGGCTCTCCTCGCCGAGCCAGCGCCACCACTTGTGCTGGTTGGCGACCATCTGCTCCGACGTCTGCCGGGTGTGGTGGAACGAGCTGGGCTCGTTGTTGCCGTGCGGCGGTCCCGGCGTCGGCCGGTTGGAGTACGGGTACTCGTCGGCCAGCGTGCCCAGCGAGTGGCCCAGCTCGTGCAGCGAGATCAGCGGCGACTGCGGGCTGCCGCCGGACGCCGTCGCGTCACGGCCGCCGATGCCGCCGTAGGTGAACGTGTTCGAGATGGCCAGCGTCTGCACGTTCTGCGGGCCCTGCCCGGTGAACACGCCCGGCGCCAGCCCGAGCACGGGCGCGACGTAGGAGTTCAGGTACATCTGGCGCTGCTGGTTGCCGCTGCAGCGCGGATCGCCGAGGATGCCCGGCGCCAGCGGATACGCGGGGTTGGGGTGGCCGGGGCAGGAGCCGGTGGCGCCGGCCAGCGCCGGGCCGTAGGTGATCCCGCGGGCCAGCGGGTTGGTCAGGCCGTCGGAGTACCAGAGCCGCAGCGGCGTGTTCTTGCCGTCCTTGACCTGGTCCGACGCGTCCTCCTCCGGGTCGCGGCGCACGCCGGAGTCCTGCGACACGATCTGCAGCAGGTAGACGTTGATGTAGTCGCGGTAGGTGCGGAAGGGCTCGACGCCCCACTGGATGGCCTGGTTGCGGTCGACGTCCTCTTCGCACCGGTCCATCTGGTCGGCCGTGTAGCCGTCACAGATGACGATGAGGTTGAGGCGCTCGCTCGGCGCCCCCGTCTCCTGGAGCGGGACGACTCGCGCACTGCCCACCTCCGGCCACTGCGGCAGCGCCTCGTTGGCCGACGGGACGCCCGCCATGGGCACCGTCAAGAGGCCTGCCGCCAGGGCCGTCGGCGCGAGCGCGGCGACGATCTTCTTCATGCGGTCTCCGTCTCACCTGCACGTACCTCGTCACGGACGCGAGTCTGACCCGGCCCGTGATGAGAATGGTGCTCGGTGACGCTACCGGGCACCCGGTGACATGGCACCCGACAGATGACGGAAGATCGCCCCGCCCCGTCCGACCTCCGACGAAGGATCGTCAGTCGTGGTGATGGCCCTCGTGGCCGCCGTGGCCCCCGTGGCCGCAGTGGTCGGTCTGGCCGCTGGGCACGTCGAGCGTCGGGTTGCGGTCGAAGAAGCCGACCGGGCGCAGCGTGAAGCCGCAGTAGTCCACCGGCATGACCGGCCAGTCCTCGGGCCGCGGGTAGTGCACGGCGCCGAAGGTGTGCCACAGGACGATGTCCTGGTCCTCGATGGAGCGGCCCGCCGCCACGAAGGCCGGCAGCCCTGCGCCGCCCGGGTGCTGGTTGATGAGGTCGCCGGCCGGGTACCGCTCGGCGGGGTCGTAGCGGGTGACCCAGAGCGACTTCGTGGCGAACGCCGCCCGGCTGGCCGTCGCCGACGCGGGGTCGGCCAGCAGCAGCGGCCGGCCCTCGGGGCGCAGCTCGTAGGCGGCCGGCCGGCCGAGCCGGTTCCGGGAGTCGGAGCTGGAGATCTGCCACGTCCGCCCGGCCATGGGGTCCGCCGTCCGGGCGCCCTCGGCCTCGGAGCGCAGCCGCGTCGTCTTGCGGGTGAACGCGTTGCCGTTGGGGTTGGCCGGGCCGATGGGCAGCTGCTGGACCTCGAGCTCGTCGACGGCGTTGTCGAGGCCGTCGACCATCATGTCGAGGCGCGCGCAGTAGAGGTGCTGGTGGTACGGCGCGCCGAGGCCCGGCGCCACCTCCGAGGCGTACGCGCTGTCGGGCTTGTACGACGACGTCGCCACGACGCCGGTGGCCTTGACCTCCAGCTGGATCGTGCCGTCGAGGTACAGGTACCAGTAGAAGCCGTAGTCGTAGTTGCCGACGGTGACGAAGAACGAGATGACCAGCCGCCGCTGCCGCCTGGTCTCGGCGGACTCGGTGAAGATGTCGGTGTGCTTCCAGAGCACGCCGAAGTCCTCTTCGTGCAGGCAGACGGCGTTGCGGACCTCGCGCGGCTCGCCCTCGGCGTCGGCCATGACGGCGTCGAAGTAGTGGATCTCGCCGAGGCAGTCGCAGCCCAGCTCGAGCGAGTTGACCTGCTGGCCGAGCAGGTACTCGCCGACGTCGAAGTAGCTCTGCCAGAAGCGCACCGGGCTGGGGTCGGCGTACGGAACGACCATCTCGGCCAGCGAGGCCCGGTAGACCACGGGCCGCACGCGGTCGCCGTCGCGCCACGAGAGCTGGTGCAGCACCAGGCCCTCGCGCGGGTCGAAGCCGACCCGGAAGGTCCAGTTCTCCCACGTGACGACGTCGTCGTCGACGGTGAAACTCGCCCCCTCCGGCTGGGTGATCTCGATCGGCTTCAGCGTGGTGCGCGGCGGTCCGGTGTAGGCCGGGTCGTCGTGGTTGGCCTCCTCGTCCGGGATCGGGAGGACGGCGTCGTCGATGAGCTCGATGACCTTCTTCTCGATGAGGTCGACGTAGGCGACCACGCCGTCGATGGGGTGCGCCCAGGCGTGGTCCTCGGGCCGGTGCTGCAGGAACGAGAGCACGTGCAGCACGCGCCGGCCGCGCTCGGCGGGGATGCCGAAGTTGCTGGCCGCCAGCGGGCACGGGCGCACGAGGGTGAGGTCGGTGATGCCTCGGCGCTCCATGGCCTCGCACCAGCCGGGGTCCGATTTCACGATCTCGTCGACCGTCATCAGCTCTTCCAGCAGGATCGCCGGCTGGCCGTCGGTGACCGGGTCGACCTCCTCGACGGAGTCGACCGCGCGCCGGCTCAGCGACGCGACGACGATGCGGGTGGCGCCCGTGGCGAGGTCGAGCAGGACCGCGCGGACGCGGCGGTCGACCGGGTCGCCGGGCCGGTGCCCGAGCACCGTCAGTTTGTCCGGTTCTTCCAGCCCGAGCAGCGCGAACCTCGTCGTGGGCGAGACCAGTCCGTGGTCGTCGAGGAGGGCGCGTGCGGCGCGGATCTCGTCCGCGGAGAGGCGCTGGAGTGGATGCGTCTGAACC
This genomic window contains:
- a CDS encoding EamA family transporter; translated protein: MSRQNQFRGVVYVCLAAVFFSVNASMSKVALGSGVEPSVLAALRSTGAALILLVAVLVLAPGRLRIGLRELPFLIALGVAGGALVQWLYFTAIDRLPVGIALLLEFTAPAMVALFSWAVLRQRIRRQTWLGIGVALIGLALVAQVWTDMGLDAVGVLAAFGAAACLASYYLIGSRMTGHRDSLSLTFWMFAFAALFWAVVQPWWTVDLAPLGRSTSLLGALDGWSVPAWTTVLWIILFGTIVAYGLNLAALRHISPTACGVIGMSEPVGSAVVAWAWLGQNLTAAQMAGGLIVLAGITVAEVGGTGSEPPPSAPEGAEPDAVPLSPEAAAAPH
- a CDS encoding uracil-DNA glycosylase family protein, whose translation is MGFTRAELEAFRDGTLPDLLGPDVRLLFVGINPGLMTVAVQTHFGRPGNRFYPALYRAGIVDRLIDVTGGTSPEDDAYLTGRGLGITNLVARATARADELMAAELRAGSVALASRVARIAPRVVAVLGITAYRTAFARPRAVAGRQPSDLAGAELWVLPNPSGLNAHETADSLATAYRAAAVAAGVAVVPRP
- a CDS encoding alpha/beta fold hydrolase, whose amino-acid sequence is MPSAVANGVDLYYEAHGHGPVILGIHGSPSSAALWEPAAVRLGTLGTCVVYDRRGYGRSSAPEPFETTDLDDQVADAAALLDRLGADTAVVVGRSTGGLIALELAHTRPERVDGLVLLEPALFTVDGDTRAWAAELRAKVLAATGDDPAQAAEAVVRVALGDETWERLEPDVRELLRAGGRAVLAEIRGRGLDLSAAPLELTGDDLAAIDVPTLLVSASESPAPLRRVVPRLAGGLPRASAAVVSGGHLIDPAHPVVLEFVRRITLG
- a CDS encoding M64 family metallopeptidase, which encodes MKKIVAALAPTALAAGLLTVPMAGVPSANEALPQWPEVGSARVVPLQETGAPSERLNLIVICDGYTADQMDRCEEDVDRNQAIQWGVEPFRTYRDYINVYLLQIVSQDSGVRRDPEEDASDQVKDGKNTPLRLWYSDGLTNPLARGITYGPALAGATGSCPGHPNPAYPLAPGILGDPRCSGNQQRQMYLNSYVAPVLGLAPGVFTGQGPQNVQTLAISNTFTYGGIGGRDATASGGSPQSPLISLHELGHSLGTLADEYPYSNRPTPGPPHGNNEPSSFHHTRQTSEQMVANQHKWWRWLGEESLSGGPIRGADPDGYESGTYNGSNVWRPSSHSMMRWIGFYFDQVGLEHMVARITGQRDKGQMSLLSTPAGTVARDGVLWLQTPHPRFHDLQVTWRSGGPAGPVLATGTRHLDLGALGLEPGTTVHVEVRDPVGPDGIDWVRNPSTATSATNSGYNGARFVQTRSWTVGSDPAAADTVAPEITGSSPTVRPVAGDEVVYVETSHAADRVFGVAWTLNGAAVPSSGDGRVLDLGSLDLPAGTHELTATVTDPAAPGASDTVTWTVDNAMPTAPRTLSEPLATMTSDDGHGIYFDGWDMLLTPQDDRTGWDGEPYVVGELRLNGDGWFNYFGFPEKPMPVSPFEFRHSGQDVKALTYGNLGTGGLSKATFEQSYGPDDPNGPFVPGYGTHTVEHRAVDPAGNIGAAESYTATVVPGAELECTQTITGPRAGSLLVTSGVTCLDGATVAGTVTVRNGASLVVKDSTVAGSLLADGAGEIQVLGSTLAGQVRIGDTVEGVTAVGSSFRGSVALTGNGRVPGNASEERYTQYGEAYGPILAGNSFAGRLTCSGSSAPVRDFGADNEIRGTATGECSGL
- a CDS encoding primary-amine oxidase, whose translation is MTVTPVQTHPLQRLSADEIRAARALLDDHGLVSPTTRFALLGLEEPDKLTVLGHRPGDPVDRRVRAVLLDLATGATRIVVASLSRRAVDSVEEVDPVTDGQPAILLEELMTVDEIVKSDPGWCEAMERRGITDLTLVRPCPLAASNFGIPAERGRRVLHVLSFLQHRPEDHAWAHPIDGVVAYVDLIEKKVIELIDDAVLPIPDEEANHDDPAYTGPPRTTLKPIEITQPEGASFTVDDDVVTWENWTFRVGFDPREGLVLHQLSWRDGDRVRPVVYRASLAEMVVPYADPSPVRFWQSYFDVGEYLLGQQVNSLELGCDCLGEIHYFDAVMADAEGEPREVRNAVCLHEEDFGVLWKHTDIFTESAETRRQRRLVISFFVTVGNYDYGFYWYLYLDGTIQLEVKATGVVATSSYKPDSAYASEVAPGLGAPYHQHLYCARLDMMVDGLDNAVDELEVQQLPIGPANPNGNAFTRKTTRLRSEAEGARTADPMAGRTWQISSSDSRNRLGRPAAYELRPEGRPLLLADPASATASRAAFATKSLWVTRYDPAERYPAGDLINQHPGGAGLPAFVAAGRSIEDQDIVLWHTFGAVHYPRPEDWPVMPVDYCGFTLRPVGFFDRNPTLDVPSGQTDHCGHGGHGGHEGHHHD